One window from the genome of Cydia fagiglandana chromosome 21, ilCydFagi1.1, whole genome shotgun sequence encodes:
- the LOC134675170 gene encoding uncharacterized protein LOC134675170 isoform X1 gives MDLLLGTDQKRLSRSEWRFAERGLLVITYIFLLILQNNCQTVLSNETSQIENITKRIDSLGNKVESKECHSCQSSNKFENKKVESNEESENFLENMIETVGEFTEKLLLVNRTEKQLENELERIVDDALSMDRFVIVDGVEIKSVKKRDSRKSEDEAESRALFSTYTYEYRLLQKIKNFVETHIISINLPKAARFITFRSFGLKKLFVPLLFGAQLFKGMLLAMFLPSILGSFGKILGKGISQLSASSSQASNPPAVDDQTPYNDQKDFMAYETDPTGAYAYPQDGMYVHMDPAEVNDLSNVDMSRFGAGGHKVTYLPSKNGYYKNQLASATNNYKVFQKIPASSMILSNYDPFYSPLLSRLDGIFARLGLAPSENTMDTGAQVGGQSLSDVKLESCREQLICLMYASPAKYAPYSNLVSAQLSRELNELRRPVSDNPEILRFFRYMRAARRGQEGVDCARAHPGCAASTPQHTMIAAYHDINKLVTARKLKN, from the exons ATGGATCTCTTACTCGGAACAGACCAGAAAAGGCTTAGCAGATCAGAATGGAGGTTCGCGGAGAGAGGCCTTTTAGTTATAACATATATATTCCTCCTTATACTACAAAACAATTGTCAGACAGTTCTTAGTAATGAAACAAGTCAAATAGAAAACATAACCAAAAGAATAGACAGTCTAGGTAATAAAGTAGAATCTAAAGAATGCCATAGTTGTCAAAGTAGTAataaatttgaaaataaaaaagtagaGTCAAATGAAGAGTCAGAGAATTTTCTTGAGAATATGATAGAGACTGTTGGAGAGTTTACAGAGAAGTTACTGCTTGTGAATAGAACTGAAAAGCAATTAGAGAATGAATTAGAAAGAATAGTGGATGATGCTTTGAGCATGGATAGGTTTGTAATAGTAGATGGAGTTGAAATCAAATCTGTGAAGAAAAGAGATTCAAGAAAGTCGGAAGATGAAGCGGAGTCCAGAGCACTCTTCAGTACATATACGTATGAGTATAGATTACTGCAAAAGATAAAGAATTTTGTGGAAACTCATATTATTTCTATAAATCTACCCAAAGCTGCCAGATTCATCACTTTCCGAT CCTTTGGCCTAAAGAAGTTGTTCGTGCCCCTGCTCTTCGGCGCGCAGCTATTCAAGGGGATGCTGCTGGCCATGTTCCTACCCAGCATCCTAGGCAGCTTCGGGAAGATACTTGGAAAAG GAATCTCCCAACTCTCAGCATCATCCAGCCAAGCTTCCAACCCTCCAGCGGTCGACGACCAGACGCCGTACAACGATCAGAAGGACTTCATGGCTTACGAGACAGATCCGACCGGCGCGTACGCTTACCCGCAGGACGGGATGTATGTCCACATGGATCCAGCCGAAGTCAACGATTTGTCGAATGTGGATATGTCTAG attCGGCGCTGGAGGACATAAAGTGACGTATTTGCCGTCCAAAAATGGCTATTACAAGAACCAATTAGCGTCCGCTACGAACAATTAcaag GTATTCCAGAAGATACCGGCCTCATCTATGATCCTGAGCAACTACGATCCGTTCTACTCCCCTCTGCTATCCAGGCTGGATGGAATCTTCGCCAGACTAG GCTTAGCCCCCTCAGAGAACACGATGGACACGGGCGCCCAGGTCGGCGGGCAGAGCCTCAGCGACGTGAAGTTGGAATCATGTCGGGAGCAACTGATCTGCCTCATGTACGCCAGCCCGGCCAAATACGCCCCGTATAGCAACCTTGTGTCAGCTCAGTTGAGCAG GGAACTGAACGAGCTCCGCCGTCCCGTCTCCGACAACCCGGAAATCCTCCGCTTCTTCCGCTACatgcgcgcggcgcggcgcgggcaaGAAGGCGTAGATTGCGCGCGTGCGCATCCTGGCTGCGCGGCCAGCACGCCCCAGCACACAATGATCGCCGCCTACCACGACATCAATAAGCTCGTCACCGCCAGGAAACTCAAGAACTAG
- the LOC134675170 gene encoding uncharacterized protein LOC134675170 isoform X2 produces MDLLLGTDQKRLSRSEWRFAERGLLVITYIFLLILQNNCQTVLSNETSQIENITKRIDSLGNKVESKECHSCQSSNKFENKKVESNEESENFLENMIETVGEFTEKLLLVNRTEKQLENELERIVDDALSMDRFVIVDGVEIKSVKKRDSRKSEDEAESRALFSTYTYEYRLLQKIKNFVETHIISINLPKAARFITFRSFGLKKLFVPLLFGAQLFKGMLLAMFLPSILGSFGKILGKGISQLSASSSQASNPPAVDDQTPYNDQKDFMAYETDPTGAYAYPQDGMYVHMDPAEVNDLSNVDMSRFGAGGHKVTYLPSKNGYYKNQLASATNNYKVFQKIPASSMILSNYDPFYSPLLSRLDGIFARLGLAPSENTMDTGAQVGGQSLSDVKLESCREQLICLMYASPAKYAPYSNLVSAQLSRELNELRRPVSDNPEILRFFRYMRAARRGQEGVDCARAHPGCAASTPQHTMIAAYHDINKLVTARKLKN; encoded by the exons ATGGATCTCTTACTCGGAACAGACCAGAAAAGGCTTAGCAGATCAGAATGGAGGTTCGCGGAGAGAGGCCTTTTAGTTATAACATATATATTCCTCCTTATACTACAAAACAATTGTCAGACAGTTCTTAGTAATGAAACAAGTCAAATAGAAAACATAACCAAAAGAATAGACAGTCTAGGTAATAAAGTAGAATCTAAAGAATGCCATAGTTGTCAAAGTAGTAataaatttgaaaataaaaaagtagaGTCAAATGAAGAGTCAGAGAATTTTCTTGAGAATATGATAGAGACTGTTGGAGAGTTTACAGAGAAGTTACTGCTTGTGAATAGAACTGAAAAGCAATTAGAGAATGAATTAGAAAGAATAGTGGATGATGCTTTGAGCATGGATAGGTTTGTAATAGTAGATGGAGTTGAAATCAAATCTGTGAAGAAAAGAGATTCAAGAAAGTCGGAAGATGAAGCGGAGTCCAGAGCACTCTTCAGTACATATACGTATGAGTATAGATTACTGCAAAAGATAAAGAATTTTGTGGAAACTCATATTATTTCTATAAATCTACCCAAAGCTGCCAGATTCATCACTTTCCGAT CCTTTGGCCTAAAGAAGTTGTTCGTGCCCCTGCTCTTCGGCGCGCAACTGTTCAAGGGCATGCTGCTGGCCATGTTCCTGCCCAGCATCCTAGGCAGCTTCGGGAAGATACTTGGAAAAG GAATCTCCCAACTCTCAGCATCATCCAGCCAAGCTTCCAACCCTCCAGCGGTCGACGACCAGACGCCGTACAACGATCAGAAGGACTTCATGGCTTACGAGACAGATCCGACCGGCGCGTACGCTTACCCGCAGGACGGGATGTATGTCCACATGGATCCAGCCGAAGTCAACGATTTGTCGAATGTGGATATGTCTAG attCGGCGCTGGAGGACATAAAGTGACGTATTTGCCGTCCAAAAATGGCTATTACAAGAACCAATTAGCGTCCGCTACGAACAATTAcaag GTATTCCAGAAGATACCGGCCTCATCTATGATCCTGAGCAACTACGATCCGTTCTACTCCCCTCTGCTATCCAGGCTGGATGGAATCTTCGCCAGACTAG GCTTAGCCCCCTCAGAGAACACGATGGACACGGGCGCCCAGGTCGGCGGGCAGAGCCTCAGCGACGTGAAGTTGGAATCATGTCGGGAGCAACTGATCTGCCTCATGTACGCCAGCCCGGCCAAATACGCCCCGTATAGCAACCTTGTGTCAGCTCAGTTGAGCAG GGAACTGAACGAGCTCCGCCGTCCCGTCTCCGACAACCCGGAAATCCTCCGCTTCTTCCGCTACatgcgcgcggcgcggcgcgggcaaGAAGGCGTAGATTGCGCGCGTGCGCATCCTGGCTGCGCGGCCAGCACGCCCCAGCACACAATGATCGCCGCCTACCACGACATCAATAAGCTCGTCACCGCCAGGAAACTCAAGAACTAG